Proteins co-encoded in one Streptomyces sp. NBC_01283 genomic window:
- a CDS encoding SAM-dependent methyltransferase, which produces MADSRINTTQPHTARIWNYWLGGKDNYPVDQAAGDQIRTLHPGIGAYALADRQFLGRAVSHLVTECGIRQFLDIGTGLPTADNTHEVAQRIAPESRVVYVDNDPLVLTHARALLTSTPEGRTDYLDEDLRNVDTILEHAAKTLDFDRPVALILLGVVIFIDDDSEAYGIVRRLLDALPAGSHLVLSHTITSPEMPDVDEAVAFWNENGTPRLTQRTPEQVVGFFEGLDLLAPGVVSCNRWHAGAAEAEAGVEDVAMFGGVGIKR; this is translated from the coding sequence ATGGCCGACAGCAGGATCAACACCACGCAGCCTCACACGGCCCGGATCTGGAACTACTGGCTCGGCGGCAAGGACAACTACCCCGTCGACCAGGCGGCCGGCGACCAGATCCGCACGCTGCACCCCGGCATCGGCGCCTACGCGCTGGCCGACCGGCAGTTCCTCGGGCGTGCCGTGAGCCACCTCGTGACCGAGTGCGGCATCCGGCAGTTCCTCGACATCGGCACCGGACTGCCGACCGCCGACAACACCCACGAGGTCGCCCAGCGGATCGCCCCCGAGTCCCGCGTCGTCTACGTGGACAACGACCCGCTGGTCCTCACCCACGCACGCGCCCTGCTCACCAGCACCCCCGAGGGCAGGACCGACTACCTCGACGAGGACCTGCGCAACGTCGACACGATCCTCGAACACGCCGCCAAGACCCTGGACTTCGACCGGCCGGTCGCGCTGATCCTGCTCGGAGTCGTCATCTTCATCGACGACGACTCCGAGGCATACGGCATCGTGCGCCGCCTGCTCGACGCGCTTCCGGCCGGCAGCCATCTGGTCCTCTCGCACACGATCACCAGCCCGGAGATGCCCGACGTGGACGAGGCGGTGGCGTTCTGGAACGAGAACGGCACGCCCAGGCTGACGCAGCGCACCCCCGAGCAGGTCGTCGGATTCTTCGAGGGCCTGGACCTCCTCGCCCCCGGAGTGGTCTCGTGCAACCGGTGGCACGCGGGGGCGGCGGAGGCGGAAGCGGGCGTCGAGGACGTGGCCATGTTCGGCGGGGTCGGCATCAAACGCTGA
- a CDS encoding glutathionylspermidine synthase family protein: MDRHTTTPRPGWQQTVEDQGLIYPLTRYPDDSLRPYWDESAYYTFTLPEVEALEEVVEELHAMCLAAAEHIVTHGRLADLGIADPRVADAVTEAWHRRAELPSLYGRFDLHYAGASGGPAKMLEYNADTPTSLVEAASPQWFWMEERFPGADQWNSLHERLVDAWKKQAALLPPGGPLYFAHSAGDELGEDLMTVAYLRETAQQAGLDTEAISMEDIGWDRLSRRFVDKRLGFIRSCFKLYPWEWLTTDRFAPHVLETLDNGGGTGSTLWIEPAWKMLLSNKALLAILWELYPGHPNLLPAYLDGPRELASGRGYVAKPLLGREGAGVTVHEPGAEPAEPAVREEACCYQEFAPLPDFDGNRVVLGAWVVENEAAGLGIRESAGLITDEYARFVPHVIL, from the coding sequence ATGGACCGCCACACCACCACGCCCCGTCCCGGCTGGCAGCAGACGGTCGAGGACCAGGGGCTCATCTACCCCCTGACCCGCTACCCCGACGACTCGCTCCGCCCGTACTGGGACGAGTCCGCCTATTACACGTTCACGCTCCCCGAGGTCGAGGCCCTGGAGGAGGTCGTCGAGGAACTGCACGCGATGTGCCTCGCGGCGGCCGAGCACATCGTCACGCACGGCCGCCTCGCCGATCTCGGCATCGCGGACCCCCGCGTGGCCGACGCGGTCACCGAGGCCTGGCACCGCCGCGCCGAACTGCCCTCCCTCTACGGGCGGTTCGACCTCCACTACGCGGGCGCGAGCGGCGGCCCGGCCAAGATGCTGGAGTACAACGCGGACACCCCCACGTCCCTGGTCGAGGCCGCGAGCCCGCAGTGGTTCTGGATGGAGGAGCGCTTCCCGGGCGCCGACCAGTGGAACTCCCTCCACGAGCGCCTCGTGGACGCCTGGAAGAAGCAGGCCGCCCTGCTCCCGCCCGGCGGCCCGCTGTACTTCGCGCATTCCGCGGGCGACGAGCTCGGCGAGGATCTGATGACGGTCGCGTATCTGCGTGAGACCGCGCAGCAGGCCGGGCTCGACACCGAGGCGATCTCCATGGAGGACATCGGCTGGGACCGGCTCTCGCGGCGCTTCGTCGACAAGAGACTCGGCTTCATCCGCAGCTGCTTCAAGCTCTATCCGTGGGAGTGGCTGACCACCGACCGCTTCGCCCCGCACGTCCTGGAGACCCTCGACAACGGCGGCGGCACCGGCTCCACCCTGTGGATCGAGCCCGCCTGGAAGATGCTCCTCTCCAACAAGGCGCTCCTGGCGATCCTCTGGGAGCTGTACCCCGGCCACCCCAATCTCCTCCCCGCCTACCTGGACGGCCCCCGGGAGCTGGCTTCCGGACGGGGCTACGTAGCCAAGCCCCTCCTGGGCCGCGAAGGCGCCGGAGTCACGGTTCACGAGCCAGGCGCCGAACCGGCCGAACCCGCCGTGCGGGAAGAGGCTTGCTGCTACCAGGAGTTCGCGCCGCTGCCCGACTTCGACGGCAACCGTGTGGTGCTCGGGGCGTGGGTCGTCGAGAACGAGGCGGCGGGGCTCGGCATCCGGGAGTCGGCGGGTCTGATCACGGACGAGTACGCGAGGTTCGTGCCGCACGTGATTCTCTGA